The Bacteriovorax sp. Seq25_V genome has a window encoding:
- the galE gene encoding UDP-glucose 4-epimerase GalE, whose amino-acid sequence MAKILLTGGAGYIGSHVLNLLGLDGSHEITILDNLSTGRKESVLFGELIIENLENTDAIDKLFKEKNFDACLHFAGSIVVPESVSNPIKYYDNNTKNTYELLKICHKYGVNNFIFSSTAAVYGNTPDGICSEETAATPLNPYGKTKYMTEWMLEDFSHAYPDFNYVIFRYFNVAGANIDLKIGQCTPDATHLIKIAAQTIVGKREKMAIFGDDYNTPDGTCIRDYIHVDDLAQAHVDGLNYLLKGGKSTRLNCGYGHGYSVKEVIATMKKVSGIDFKVEMAPRRDGDAEKLISKALKIRDVIGWVPKYDDLETICKTALEWEKKI is encoded by the coding sequence ATGGCAAAAATACTTCTTACCGGCGGCGCTGGATATATTGGCTCTCACGTATTAAATCTTCTCGGTTTAGATGGTTCTCATGAAATTACTATTCTTGATAATCTCTCAACGGGACGCAAAGAATCTGTTCTCTTTGGTGAATTGATTATTGAAAACTTAGAAAATACTGATGCTATCGATAAACTTTTCAAGGAAAAGAATTTCGATGCTTGCCTACATTTTGCAGGGAGCATTGTTGTTCCTGAATCTGTGTCAAACCCAATTAAATACTACGATAACAATACTAAGAACACTTATGAACTTTTAAAAATATGTCATAAATACGGTGTCAATAATTTCATCTTCTCTTCGACTGCTGCTGTTTACGGAAATACTCCTGATGGAATCTGTAGTGAAGAAACTGCGGCAACACCACTAAATCCTTATGGTAAAACCAAGTATATGACAGAGTGGATGCTTGAAGATTTCTCTCACGCTTACCCCGATTTTAATTACGTCATCTTTAGATACTTTAATGTAGCCGGGGCGAATATTGACTTAAAAATTGGCCAGTGTACTCCCGATGCTACTCACTTAATCAAAATTGCGGCCCAGACAATTGTTGGAAAACGTGAAAAGATGGCAATTTTTGGTGATGACTACAACACTCCAGATGGCACTTGTATTCGTGACTATATCCATGTTGATGACCTAGCTCAGGCACACGTTGACGGACTCAATTATCTTTTAAAAGGTGGAAAATCCACGCGACTAAATTGTGGTTACGGACACGGTTATTCGGTAAAAGAAGTTATTGCAACAATGAAGAAAGTTTCTGGAATAGATTTTAAAGTAGAAATGGCACCCCGTCGTGACGGTGATGCCGAGAAATTAATTTCGAAAGCTTTAAAAATTAGAGATGTTATTGGCTGGGTTCCTAAATATGATGATCTTGAAACCATTTGCAAAACTGCGCTTGAATGGGAGAAGAAAATTTAA
- the ribD gene encoding bifunctional diaminohydroxyphosphoribosylaminopyrimidine deaminase/5-amino-6-(5-phosphoribosylamino)uracil reductase RibD, producing MKRALANAMKGLGTVSPNPMVGAVVVKDNIILGEGHHIRSGEGHAEVNAVANCGEKNLEDATIYVTLEPCCHTNKKTPPCTNLLLQKKFKRVVVACLDPNPNVAGNGVKILRDAGVEVVVGVLEKEATLLNEVFFKYIKEKKPFVHLKLAQTLDGKMATMSGDSKWITDENARKIVHEMRLKYDAVMVGRSTLNADDPALDIRMGINSKGKTPYRVIVGSPKNLNLKAKLLNDENVSKTILVVRANEYQSAPNDVLNFLDEKKIKLVFANDLGETLAKLGEMGITSVLIEGGPMLACSIVEQKLFDRISIFIAPKILGEGLSYYKKHSEKMAEALNFKNCEVKVIGKQALFELSAGE from the coding sequence ATGAAACGAGCCCTTGCAAATGCAATGAAGGGTCTAGGTACAGTTTCTCCAAATCCTATGGTCGGAGCAGTTGTTGTTAAAGACAATATTATTCTAGGTGAAGGTCACCACATTCGTTCGGGCGAGGGCCATGCTGAAGTTAATGCTGTGGCAAATTGTGGGGAAAAGAACTTAGAGGATGCAACGATCTACGTAACTCTTGAACCCTGTTGCCATACAAATAAGAAAACTCCTCCTTGTACAAATCTTCTTTTACAGAAAAAATTTAAGCGCGTTGTTGTTGCTTGTCTTGATCCCAATCCAAATGTGGCTGGTAACGGTGTAAAAATTTTAAGAGATGCTGGAGTTGAGGTTGTTGTCGGTGTCCTCGAAAAAGAAGCAACGCTTTTAAATGAAGTCTTCTTTAAATATATCAAAGAGAAAAAACCATTCGTACATCTGAAGCTCGCGCAAACTCTTGATGGGAAGATGGCAACGATGAGTGGTGATTCAAAATGGATCACAGATGAGAATGCGAGAAAGATCGTTCATGAGATGCGTTTGAAGTACGACGCTGTCATGGTTGGTCGTAGTACACTTAACGCTGATGATCCTGCTCTTGATATTAGGATGGGGATAAATTCAAAAGGTAAGACTCCATATCGAGTGATTGTAGGAAGTCCTAAAAACTTAAATTTGAAAGCTAAACTTTTGAATGATGAAAATGTTTCGAAGACGATTCTCGTCGTTCGCGCTAATGAATATCAATCCGCACCAAATGATGTTTTAAATTTTTTAGATGAGAAAAAAATTAAATTAGTTTTTGCAAATGATCTAGGTGAAACTTTGGCTAAACTTGGTGAGATGGGAATTACATCAGTACTAATTGAAGGTGGGCCAATGCTTGCATGCTCTATAGTCGAACAGAAATTATTTGATCGCATATCAATTTTTATTGCACCTAAAATTTTAGGTGAGGGTTTGAGTTATTATAAAAAGCATTCTGAAAAGATGGCCGAAGCATTGAATTTTAAAAATTGTGAAGTGAAGGTTATTGGGAAGCAGGCACTTTTTGAACTGAGTGCTGGGGAATAA
- a CDS encoding riboflavin synthase — MFTGLVKEIGIVRRVTKNAEGAILEIASKVLLPEIEIDDSISVNGACQTAVAVSDQTFTVQAVHTTLEKTTLGNLRPGDEVNMELALRMSDRLGGHMVQGHVNDKGTITNITNTGNNYVVTLRVNSSQMKYIVKEGSVTIDGISLTVSNTFKEDCSFQVSIIPHTWNNTVLRNRKVGSLVNIEVDILGKYIENLLFYGQGANNGQGQITEAWLKDRGF, encoded by the coding sequence ATGTTTACAGGCTTAGTTAAAGAAATTGGAATTGTTAGACGTGTAACAAAAAATGCCGAAGGAGCAATTCTCGAAATTGCTTCTAAGGTCCTTTTGCCAGAAATAGAAATCGATGATTCTATTAGTGTTAATGGAGCTTGTCAGACAGCAGTTGCCGTTTCTGATCAGACTTTTACGGTTCAAGCTGTCCATACGACATTGGAGAAAACTACTCTTGGAAACTTGCGCCCTGGTGATGAAGTAAATATGGAGTTGGCACTTCGTATGTCAGATCGCCTAGGTGGCCACATGGTTCAAGGCCATGTGAATGACAAGGGTACGATCACTAATATAACAAATACTGGAAATAACTATGTAGTTACGTTGAGAGTTAATTCGTCTCAAATGAAATATATTGTGAAAGAGGGATCTGTTACAATAGATGGTATATCGTTAACAGTTTCTAATACTTTTAAAGAGGATTGTTCGTTTCAAGTATCGATCATTCCGCATACTTGGAATAATACTGTTTTACGCAATCGAAAGGTTGGTAGTTTAGTAAATATCGAGGTTGATATCCTCGGAAAATATATTGAAAACTTGCTTTTTTATGGGCAAGGGGCTAACAATGGCCAAGGGCAAATCACTGAAGCCTGGCTTAAAGATAGAGGATTTTGA
- the ribE gene encoding 6,7-dimethyl-8-ribityllumazine synthase, translated as MYNTLEGHLNASNKKFAIVAGRFNEFITSKLLGGAIDCIKRHDGDVSKIDVAWVPGAYEIPLVAKKLAASKKYDAVITLGAVIRGSTPHFDYVSGEVAKGVAKASYDFDTPVVFGVLTVDTIEQAIERAGTKAGNKGWEAAMTAIEMATLLKSL; from the coding sequence ATGTATAATACTTTAGAAGGTCACTTAAACGCTTCAAATAAAAAATTCGCCATCGTAGCTGGTCGTTTTAATGAATTTATCACAAGTAAATTACTTGGTGGTGCAATTGATTGTATCAAAAGACACGATGGGGATGTTTCAAAAATTGACGTTGCTTGGGTTCCAGGTGCATATGAAATTCCACTTGTTGCTAAAAAACTTGCGGCTTCTAAAAAATATGATGCTGTAATCACTCTTGGCGCAGTTATTAGAGGTTCAACACCACACTTTGATTATGTTTCAGGTGAAGTTGCAAAGGGTGTAGCGAAGGCTTCTTATGATTTTGATACTCCAGTTGTATTTGGAGTATTGACTGTTGATACAATAGAACAAGCAATCGAAAGAGCTGGTACAAAAGCTGGTAACAAGGGTTGGGAAGCAGCAATGACTGCAATTGAAATGGCAACTCTTTTAAAATCTCTTTAA
- a CDS encoding transposase, with amino-acid sequence MPRKKLIRCSNTSYYVTIKSTTSWFYQPLRRVWKIACESLAKAEDKYPVNVHAFVLMSNHYHLVLDTPDSNLDKFMYEFNKNFSLALRQYSKNGESTFTSRYKWCLVDDDHIPIVLSYIYPPFEYQYQLNRNKAVRNEICLLADEMKIKVGISLRKHRFKLNT; translated from the coding sequence ATGCCAAGGAAAAAACTAATTAGGTGTAGCAACACTTCTTACTACGTAACAATTAAATCAACAACATCATGGTTTTACCAACCGCTTCGTCGTGTTTGGAAGATTGCATGTGAGTCTCTTGCTAAGGCCGAAGATAAGTATCCTGTTAATGTTCATGCCTTTGTCTTAATGAGTAATCATTATCACCTCGTGCTTGATACACCAGACTCTAACCTTGATAAATTCATGTATGAGTTTAATAAGAATTTTTCCTTGGCACTTCGACAGTATTCAAAAAATGGAGAGAGTACTTTTACTTCTCGCTACAAGTGGTGTCTTGTAGATGATGATCACATCCCTATTGTTCTAAGTTATATCTATCCCCCATTTGAGTATCAATATCAATTGAATAGAAATAAAGCCGTCAGAAATGAAATATGCTTACTCGCAGATGAAATGAAAATAAAAGTTGGAATTTCTCTTAGAAAACATCGTTTTAAATTAAATACTTAG
- a CDS encoding RNA methyltransferase codes for MIEVTSSNIEAIDIFKNVKDKNLINKGLAIAESEKVVLKALNSDFMVHATLSTHEFYEANREVIDANTTKSFVASKEIMEEIVGFNLHHGVMALIELPDFTSLDNLGDRILIFNGVMSAENVGTMTRAALAFGFDSIIYDYKSASPYLRRCIRVSMGNVFEVRVARSEYLPRTIAKLQASGYQVFATANEDGAKSIKDIKYPSKTCIVIGNEGNGMDREVIDACDEKLFIPISNYVAHLNAASAASIFLYHALDT; via the coding sequence ATGATTGAAGTAACAAGTTCAAATATCGAAGCAATAGACATTTTTAAAAATGTAAAAGACAAGAACCTAATCAATAAGGGTCTTGCAATCGCAGAAAGTGAGAAAGTTGTTCTCAAAGCCCTTAATTCAGATTTCATGGTTCATGCAACCTTATCGACTCATGAATTCTACGAAGCCAATAGGGAAGTGATCGATGCAAATACAACGAAAAGCTTTGTTGCTTCAAAAGAAATCATGGAAGAAATTGTGGGGTTTAATCTTCACCATGGTGTCATGGCATTGATTGAACTTCCTGACTTTACGTCACTCGATAATCTTGGTGATCGCATTCTTATTTTCAATGGTGTCATGAGTGCTGAAAATGTTGGAACAATGACTCGTGCAGCTTTAGCATTTGGATTCGACTCTATTATTTATGATTACAAAAGTGCTTCACCTTATCTGCGTCGTTGTATTCGTGTATCTATGGGTAATGTATTTGAAGTACGTGTTGCCCGAAGCGAGTATCTACCTAGAACGATCGCAAAACTCCAGGCCAGTGGTTATCAAGTCTTCGCAACAGCAAATGAAGACGGGGCTAAGAGTATTAAAGACATTAAATACCCTTCCAAAACATGTATCGTCATTGGTAATGAAGGAAATGGTATGGATAGGGAAGTGATCGATGCATGCGACGAAAAGTTATTTATTCCAATTTCTAATTACGTTGCACATTTAAATGCCGCTTCAGCCGCTTCTATATTCCTATATCATGCACTAGATACCTAA
- the uvrA gene encoding excinuclease ABC subunit UvrA gives MKNQNDFIKVHKARVHNLKDVSVNIPKNTLTVITGPSGSGKSSLAFDTIYAEGQRRYIESLSSYARQFLGQQQAPDVESITGLSPAIAIDQKTTNKNPRSTVGTITEVYDYLRVLFARAGDLYCPESGEIIRSYTPGQITTELLKNKEKTKLQIMIQIAESTIKATKDQVSKYRAMGFSRFMVDGEVNLLEDADVNKLKASQEIYCVIDRVLVKDGVEKRLTDSIEYAYKLGNGIAHIAIEDEIKRFSEHNLSPITGERYPDLEPRLFSFNSPVGACPECNGLAESKKFDIDSLIFDDNLPILSGSIPAILKKNSFLNKMVETVCKEEKIDLKIPLKEISKKHFDIIFNGTDKVYKYKFKSENSNFEFSKPFPGILDWFDKKYKESSSEKVRIELENYMKIKLCSSCNGRRLNPIALSTKINDKNIIDLCEVSIGETQQIVEKIQFDGIKAQIAEKLLKEIKNRLSFLVDVGLDYLTLNRSAGSLSGGEAQRIRLATQIGSALSGVLYVLDEPSIGLHQRDNVKLIQTLKDLRDLGNTVLVVEHDEDTMMASDFIIDIGPGAGVHGGEIVALGTKDEFIKAKNSITAKYLNEQTCIPVPKERKPYSETIKLKGATQNNIKNLDIEIPHGILTCITGVSGSGKSTLVHEILIPAVKTSLTRANKSLYDKKNYKTITGISKFKSVIELDQSPIGRTPHSNPATYTGLFDDIRKLYAMTPESQIRGYKQGRFSFNVKGGRCEECEGNGVKKIEMHFLPDVFVTCPECNGKRYNNETLSVLYRGKNIADVLEMTIEEGYEFFSNHPRVSRILKTMNDVGLGYMRLGQPATTLSGGEAQRLKLSTELAKKTKGHTLYVLDEPTTGLHFEDVKVLLKAINSLVDQGNTVLTIEHNLDVIKVSDHIIDLGPEGGSGGGQIVAIGTPEEVSKIKNSHTGFFLKKVLKK, from the coding sequence ATGAAGAATCAAAATGATTTTATTAAAGTCCACAAAGCGCGTGTACATAATCTCAAGGATGTATCCGTTAACATTCCTAAAAATACATTAACAGTTATTACTGGCCCTTCTGGTTCAGGAAAAAGTTCACTTGCTTTCGATACAATATATGCTGAAGGACAACGTCGCTACATTGAATCCCTTTCTTCATACGCAAGACAGTTTTTAGGACAACAACAAGCTCCAGATGTTGAGTCTATCACCGGGCTCTCCCCTGCTATTGCTATCGATCAAAAAACGACAAATAAAAATCCACGCTCTACCGTTGGAACGATAACTGAAGTCTATGACTACCTTCGTGTTCTTTTTGCACGTGCCGGAGACCTCTACTGTCCAGAAAGTGGGGAAATTATTAGAAGCTATACACCTGGCCAGATTACGACTGAACTTCTAAAGAATAAAGAGAAAACAAAGTTACAAATAATGATTCAAATTGCTGAATCAACAATCAAGGCTACAAAAGATCAGGTTTCAAAGTACCGTGCCATGGGCTTTTCGCGCTTTATGGTAGATGGAGAGGTTAATCTTCTTGAAGACGCCGATGTTAACAAACTCAAAGCATCCCAAGAGATTTACTGTGTTATCGATCGTGTACTTGTAAAGGATGGTGTTGAAAAGCGTCTCACCGATTCTATTGAATACGCTTATAAATTAGGTAATGGCATTGCACATATTGCAATCGAAGACGAAATCAAAAGATTTTCTGAACATAACCTCTCCCCTATTACAGGTGAAAGATATCCAGACCTTGAGCCACGTCTCTTCTCATTCAACTCCCCTGTTGGCGCTTGTCCTGAATGTAACGGTCTTGCTGAATCTAAAAAGTTTGATATTGATTCGCTAATTTTTGATGACAACCTCCCTATCCTCTCTGGTTCAATCCCAGCAATTTTAAAAAAGAATTCTTTTTTAAACAAAATGGTTGAAACAGTTTGTAAGGAAGAAAAAATTGATCTTAAAATCCCTTTGAAGGAAATTTCAAAAAAACATTTTGATATTATTTTCAACGGGACAGACAAAGTATATAAATATAAATTCAAATCAGAGAATTCTAATTTTGAATTCTCTAAGCCATTTCCTGGCATTCTAGACTGGTTTGATAAAAAGTATAAGGAGTCTTCATCTGAAAAAGTTCGCATTGAACTTGAAAACTATATGAAGATTAAATTATGTTCAAGCTGTAATGGTCGTCGTCTAAACCCAATAGCCCTTTCTACAAAGATCAATGATAAAAATATTATTGACCTCTGTGAAGTTTCTATTGGAGAAACACAACAAATTGTCGAGAAAATTCAATTCGATGGCATTAAAGCGCAGATTGCAGAAAAACTTTTAAAAGAAATTAAAAACCGCCTATCATTCCTTGTAGACGTAGGTTTAGACTACCTTACACTCAATCGTTCGGCTGGATCTTTGTCTGGAGGTGAGGCGCAACGTATTCGTCTTGCAACTCAAATTGGCTCAGCACTATCTGGTGTTCTTTACGTTCTTGATGAGCCAAGTATTGGACTACATCAACGTGACAACGTGAAACTCATCCAAACATTAAAGGATTTAAGAGATCTTGGTAATACTGTTCTGGTTGTTGAACACGATGAAGATACAATGATGGCAAGTGACTTTATAATTGATATCGGCCCAGGAGCCGGTGTACACGGTGGAGAGATCGTTGCTCTTGGAACCAAAGATGAGTTCATAAAAGCTAAAAACTCTATCACTGCAAAATATTTAAACGAACAAACATGCATACCTGTGCCAAAAGAGCGTAAGCCTTATTCTGAAACCATTAAACTCAAAGGTGCAACCCAAAATAATATAAAAAATCTCGACATCGAAATACCTCATGGGATTTTAACATGCATCACAGGTGTGAGTGGGTCAGGGAAGTCGACGTTAGTACATGAGATTTTAATTCCTGCTGTTAAAACTTCCTTAACACGTGCGAACAAGTCTTTATATGATAAGAAAAACTATAAAACGATCACAGGTATATCAAAATTTAAATCTGTTATCGAACTTGACCAAAGCCCAATCGGTCGAACACCGCATTCTAATCCTGCAACATACACGGGTCTCTTTGACGACATAAGAAAACTCTACGCAATGACTCCTGAATCCCAAATCCGTGGTTACAAACAGGGAAGATTTAGTTTTAACGTAAAAGGTGGACGTTGTGAGGAGTGTGAAGGTAACGGCGTCAAGAAAATTGAAATGCATTTTCTTCCAGATGTTTTTGTAACTTGTCCAGAATGTAACGGTAAGAGATACAACAATGAAACTCTTTCAGTTCTCTATCGTGGGAAAAATATTGCAGATGTACTAGAGATGACAATAGAGGAGGGCTACGAATTCTTCTCTAACCATCCTCGTGTCTCACGTATTCTAAAGACAATGAATGACGTTGGTTTAGGCTATATGAGGCTAGGTCAACCTGCGACGACATTATCAGGAGGGGAGGCACAGCGCTTAAAACTCTCAACTGAGCTCGCTAAAAAGACAAAAGGTCACACTCTCTATGTTCTTGATGAACCAACAACAGGTCTTCATTTTGAGGATGTTAAAGTTTTACTCAAGGCCATAAACTCACTTGTGGATCAAGGCAATACTGTGTTAACTATCGAGCACAACCTGGATGTTATTAAAGTTTCTGATCACATCATCGACCTAGGCCCAGAAGGTGGCTCAGGAGGCGGTCAAATCGTCGCTATTGGTACACCAGAGGAAGTTAGCAAAATTAAGAATTCACACACAGGATTCTTCCTCAAAAAAGTTTTAAAGAAATGA
- a CDS encoding PdxA family protein, giving the protein MIYVTQGHEKGIGIEVFLKSFLLLSPAKQSEIIFICNKKSVLSTAKILNLPISCDGKSFDICGFKLSCIFIGDDYQTTLALDKAVELCRANDILVTLPTTKDQVKYKDHFYNGHTEYFRAVYQTEVDMFFKSEDANVLLITDHISLAEVPTALSSELINTKIKLCVDKYKKYFGIIKEVFVAGINPHAGEGGRLGKEELAIQLSPIDGVTIKGPLAADGLLITNKFSHDRLFVYMYHDQGLAPFKSLHKTIGANISLGLPYIRLSVDHGTAFELYGKNVADYMGCYYVLKMAHNISNRISNEESK; this is encoded by the coding sequence ATGATCTATGTAACGCAGGGACATGAAAAAGGAATAGGAATCGAAGTCTTTTTAAAAAGCTTCCTACTCCTGTCCCCTGCTAAGCAATCTGAAATTATATTCATCTGTAACAAGAAATCTGTACTAAGTACGGCCAAAATTCTAAATCTGCCCATCTCATGTGATGGAAAATCTTTTGATATATGCGGATTTAAACTCAGCTGTATTTTTATTGGCGATGACTACCAAACCACACTAGCGCTGGATAAAGCGGTTGAGCTTTGTCGCGCCAATGATATTCTGGTGACTCTTCCTACTACTAAAGATCAGGTAAAATACAAAGACCATTTCTACAATGGTCACACAGAATATTTCAGAGCTGTTTATCAGACAGAAGTTGATATGTTCTTTAAGTCCGAAGATGCTAATGTTCTTCTCATCACTGACCACATCAGTCTTGCTGAAGTTCCAACGGCTTTATCTTCTGAACTTATCAACACAAAAATAAAACTCTGTGTTGATAAATATAAAAAATATTTTGGCATCATCAAGGAAGTTTTTGTTGCAGGAATTAACCCCCATGCTGGCGAGGGTGGACGCCTTGGAAAGGAAGAGCTCGCAATTCAGCTATCCCCTATTGATGGCGTAACGATTAAAGGTCCACTAGCTGCCGATGGTCTTCTTATTACAAATAAATTTAGTCACGATCGTTTATTCGTTTATATGTATCATGATCAAGGCCTAGCGCCCTTTAAAAGTCTACATAAGACCATTGGTGCAAATATTTCACTCGGTCTGCCTTACATTCGTCTAAGTGTTGATCATGGGACAGCATTCGAACTCTATGGTAAGAACGTAGCTGACTACATGGGCTGTTACTATGTTTTAAAGATGGCCCACAATATTTCTAATAGGATTAGTAATGAAGAATCAAAATGA
- a CDS encoding peptidylprolyl isomerase yields the protein MLRKFVLISAIALISFAETKDPVVAEVNGKKITKSDLDKAYLLNRYVVSNEVVTMKKVLDDIINKEIGIDRAKKSKLDKDPVVLEKMEEVLFNAQVSKDLEPEFQRINVTDKDVEAFYKDFPEYRTAHILLRVRVAPSEVEVSEAQKKIFEIYEQVKKDPKKFAELANKYSQSPNAETGGDVGYQPAFFYAPEYYKAIKGKEVGFITTPVRTQYGYHIVKILGVKEFKDINKPAYQKFVYDQKRDKIIDNYFAKLRKSATVKVLDPNLK from the coding sequence ATGCTTAGAAAATTTGTTCTTATTTCTGCAATCGCACTAATTTCTTTTGCTGAAACAAAAGACCCTGTCGTTGCTGAAGTAAACGGAAAGAAAATTACAAAATCAGATTTAGATAAGGCATACCTACTTAATAGATATGTAGTTTCTAATGAAGTCGTAACGATGAAAAAAGTTCTTGATGATATCATCAACAAGGAAATTGGAATTGATCGTGCGAAGAAAAGCAAGCTCGACAAAGATCCTGTTGTTTTAGAAAAAATGGAAGAAGTTCTATTCAATGCACAGGTATCGAAAGATCTTGAACCTGAATTTCAAAGAATTAACGTAACAGATAAAGACGTAGAGGCTTTCTACAAAGACTTCCCTGAATATAGAACAGCTCATATTCTTTTAAGAGTTAGAGTTGCACCTTCGGAGGTAGAAGTTAGTGAAGCTCAAAAGAAAATATTTGAAATTTACGAACAAGTTAAAAAAGATCCAAAGAAATTTGCTGAATTAGCAAATAAATATTCTCAGTCGCCTAACGCCGAAACTGGTGGAGATGTTGGATACCAACCAGCATTTTTCTATGCGCCAGAATACTACAAGGCAATCAAGGGTAAAGAAGTTGGATTTATTACAACTCCAGTAAGAACTCAATATGGTTACCACATTGTGAAAATTCTTGGGGTAAAAGAATTTAAGGACATTAATAAGCCAGCTTACCAAAAATTTGTCTATGACCAAAAGCGTGACAAGATAATCGATAATTATTTTGCAAAGCTAAGAAAAAGCGCAACTGTTAAAGTTCTAGACCCTAATCTAAAGTAA